In one window of Nicotiana tabacum cultivar K326 chromosome 12, ASM71507v2, whole genome shotgun sequence DNA:
- the LOC142167353 gene encoding uncharacterized protein LOC142167353 has translation MANYFSNSNNKIWLFWSHDINCDILDNRDQIVNCRLSHITIDTPVYISIVYAKCTSVEREELWNDMRYFATGGTYPWAVCGDFNSITMKEEKKGGKPFNLRKNLPFISCIDDCMLMDVGFNGNNFTQCNNNKKKKKKILNRLDRLLVNSEWEDIFPTSTVQHLARVSSDHCPLPIQCNKNDEEHHKYFRFLDFWIEQIGFNDIVKEAWSTHFEGNALWKVQQKLKTVSKSLSQLSKNVLRDIFDIAKVLEKKIEEEYNKLQ, from the coding sequence ATGGCTAACTACTTCTCTAATAGTAATAACAAAATTTGGTTGTTCTGGAGTCATGATATCAACTGTGATATTCTGGACAATAGGGATCAAATAGTCAACTGTAGACTATCCCATATTACCATTGATACACCAGTGTACATCTCCATCGTTTATGCTAAATGCACTAGCGTCGAAAGAGAAGAACTATGGAATGATATGAGATATTTTGCTACTGGAGGGACCTACCCTTGGGCTGTTTGTGGAGATTTTAATTCTATCACTATGAAGGAAGAAAAAAAGGGAGGAAAACCTTTTAACCTAAGGAAGAACCttccttttatttcttgcatagaTGATTGTATGCTAATGGATGTAGGTTTCAATGGTAACAATTTTACCCAGTgcaataataacaaaaaaaagaagaagaagattttgAATAGATTGGACAGACTATTAGTTAATAGTGAATGGGAGGATATTTTTCCTACATCTACAGTCCAACATTTAGCAAGAGTGAGCTCAGATCATTGCCCTTTACCGATACAATGTaataaaaatgatgaagagcACCATAAATATTTTAGGTTCCTGGACTTCTGGATTGAACAAATTGGTTTCAACGATATTGTCAAAGAAGCATGGAGTACACACTTTGAAGGCAATGCTTTATGGAAAGTGCAACAGAAGCTAAAAACTGTCAGCAAATCATTGAGCCAATTGTCTAAGAATGTTCTTAGAGATATATTTGATATTGCTAAAGTACTggaaaagaagattgaagaagAATATAATAAACTTCAATAG
- the LOC107818509 gene encoding UPF0481 protein At3g47200-like, whose protein sequence is MAHSIDITQIDHGTPLLRQATKDEIEEGKKVDTNKSANQIFEEKVKGMDNSSVKSITIFKVNVGLRESNPDAYTPKIISIGPYHNKNPQLGSMKKYKLLYLQRFLKRKTEIDVESCISKLEKNKDEALKCYDVNIDSDIVVEFSQMMLLDGCFIVEFIRECCGWKPTEEDEIINREWMMLQVCRDMLLLENQLPYFVLTMLHEMTKYPKEPNLIKMVKSTFPDLFPNKNPEIIDGTAPQQPDHLLDVLHMLSRPSKMKNTSKTTNGSTRKECCNISFLGKILQIIRSKEMPDEISGWECCQIPSATELYEAGVSFQKLGALGKDSMDRTTIFDIKFKDGLFEIPCFAVEDTLETFLRNMIAYEQHSSSLHLRYYTDYGWIMSQLIVSHKDVNLLRQNGIMLNEIGHDKQVATIFNKLTQGVITSSNDFYCNEECIKIIQHYENPWNQMMAKLRHNYFQSPWAGASTVAAIVLLLLTVTQTVLSLISALK, encoded by the coding sequence ATAGAAGAAGGGAAGAAGGTGGATACCAATAAATCTGCAAATCAAATCTTTGAGGAAAAAGTAAAGGGCATGGACAATTCGTCTGTCAAATCCATTACCATATTCAAAGTAAATGTTGGGTTACGTGAATCAAATCCAGATGCTTATACCCCAAAGATTATCTCCATTGGTCCTTACCATAACAAAAATCCTCAACTTGGCTCAATGAAAAAATATAAACTGTTGTACCTACAACGGTTTCTCAAACGGAAAACGGAGATTGATGTGGAAAGTTGCATCAGTAAATTGGAGAAAAATAAAGATGAAGCACTAAAGTGTTATGATGTTAACATTGACAGTGACATTGTTGTCGAATTTTCACAAATGATGTTGCTTGATGGCTGTTTTATAGTCGAGTTTATTCGAGAGTGTTGTGGATGGAAGCCAACAGAAGAAGACGAAATCATCAACAGGGAATGGATGATGTTACAAGTATGTCGAGACATGTTATTACTAGAAAACCAACTACCTTATTTTGTACTCACCATGTTACATGAAATGACTAAGTATCCTAAAGAACCAAACTTGATAAAGATGGTGAAATCCACATTCCCTGATCTTTTCCCAAATAAGAATCCTGAAATAATTGATGGTACTGCGCCTCAACAACCAGACCATTTACTTGATGTGTTACACATGTTGTCTCgcccatcaaaaatgaaaaatactaGCAAAACCACGAATGGTAGCACCCGAAAGGAATGTTGTAACATAAGTTTTTTGGGGAAAATTTTGCAAATAATTAGGTCAAAAGAAATGCCAGACGAAATTAGTGGTTGGGAATGCTGCCAAATTCCAAGTGCAACAGAACTTTATGAAGCTGGAGTCAGCTTCCAAAAATTAGGAGCTTTGGGAAAAGATAGTATGGATAGAACAACTATATTCGATATCAAGTTTAAAGATGGATTGTTTGAAATCCCTTGTTTTGCAGTTGAGGATACATTGGAAACTTTCTTGAGAAATATGATAGCTTATGAGCAGCACTCGTCTAGTTTACATCTAAGATATTATACGGATTATGGTTGGATAATGAGTCAACTTATTGTCTCACATAAAGATGTGAATCTTCTTCGCCAGAACGGAATTATGCTTAACGAGATAGGACATGACAAACAAGTGGCTACCATCTTCAACAAACTGACACAAGGGGTCATTACTTCTAGTAATGACTTCTACTGCAATGAAGAATGcatcaaaataattcaacattaTGAAAACCCATGGAATCAAATGATGGCAAAATTGAGGCACAATTACTTTCAGAGTCCTTGGGCTGGAGCTTCAACTGTTGCAGCAATCGTGCTCCTCTTACTTACAGTTACGCAGACAGTTCTATCTCTCATAAGTGCTCTtaagtaa